Proteins from a single region of Bombus vancouverensis nearcticus chromosome 5, iyBomVanc1_principal, whole genome shotgun sequence:
- the LOC117158663 gene encoding uncharacterized protein LOC117158663 isoform X1 — MKTDMPDVKQDQAKVEDRRGSSKQSTRSRVCTGHGEQDCSSENEHELESLEYEEDVYYSNLTATPSFDDIDELSDDADEIIVHCWRDSNGDIDEIVVDDANLSVETQFLTPDGEDGATGHGKKKRKSVRVIFQDFSKPYLAKISNSQNYKKFLELVKGEDATLHSADYISPTSDNVVNELQGLSLEEQNRQKEEWSAELAKVEEEIQTLRHVLANKIRVSQELKRKLGISVWKEITDDMNQGLKNVKESQVYQNVGEKLGQFSKAVTENTLFQKTESVFKTTAEKTTSILGGFGSGLSMKLGQMRNSDSFRSLEERVGSAYENMKTKVVPSRSSSMQSFNEMLRDTESLRSAPTATSPTIPEDKLLS; from the exons ATGAAAACCGATATGCCGGACGTTAAACAGGACCAGGCTAAAGTCGAAGATCGCCGAGGTTCTTCGAAACAAAGTACGAGATCGAGAGTGTGTACGGGCCACGGTGAACAGGATTGCTCGAGTGAAAACGAACACGAGTTGGAGTCGCTGGAGTACGAGGAAGACGTTTATTATTCGAATTTAACTGCAACTCCCAGCTTCGACGACATAGACGAGCTGAGCGACGATGCGGACGAAATTATTGTCCATTGCTGGCGGGACTCGAACGGTGATATAGACGAGATCGTGGTTGACGATGCGAATCTATCGGTGGAGACGCAGTTTTTGACGCCTGACGGCGAGGACGGCGCCACTGGTCacggaaagaaaaagaggaaatcaGTTCGAGTGATATTCCAGGACTTCTCGAAGCCGTATCTGGCCAAGATCAGCAACAGCCAAAATTACAAGAAGTTCCTCGAGTTGGTAAAAG GAGAAGACGCGACTCTTCACTCGGCCGATTACATCTCGCCAACGTCAGATAACGTAGTGAACGAGCTGCAAGGACTCTCTCTGGAAGAACAGAATCGCCAAAAGGAGGAATGGAGCGCGGAACTGGCCAAG GTGGAAGAGGAGATTCAAACCCTGAGGCACGTGTTGGCGAACAAGATCAGAGTCTCTCAAGAGCTGAAGAGGAAGCTGGGCATCAGCGTTTGGAAAGAGATCACCGACGACATGAATCAGGGCTTGAAAAACGTTAAGGAGAGTCAAGT TTATCAGAACGTCGGCGAGAAACTCGGTCAGTTCAGCAAGGCGGTCACCGAGAACACTTT ATTCCAGAAGACAGAGTCTGTATTCAAGACCACGGCTGAGAAGACGACCAGCATTCTTGGCGGCTTCGGAAGTGGATTATCCATGAAGCTCGGCCAGATGCGTAACTCCGACAGCTTCCGTTCCCTAGAGGAACGAGTTGGATCTGCCTACGAGAACATGAAG ACGAAAGTCGTGCCTTCAAGATCCAGCTCAATGCAAAGCTTCAATGAGATGCTTCGAGACACGGAATCGTTACGCTCGGCGCCAACAGCTACCAGCCCGACCATTCCGGAAGACAAACTTCTGTCTTAG
- the LOC117158663 gene encoding uncharacterized protein LOC117158663 isoform X2, with protein MKTDMPDVKQDQAKVEDRRGSSKQSTRSRVCTGHGEQDCSSENEHELESLEYEEDVYYSNLTATPSFDDIDELSDDADEIIVHCWRDSNGDIDEIVVDDANLSVETQFLTPDGEDGATGHGKKKRKSVRVIFQDFSKPYLAKISNSQNYKKFLELVKGEDATLHSADYISPTSDNVVNELQGLSLEEQNRQKEEWSAELAKVEEEIQTLRHVLANKIRVSQELKRKLGISVWKEITDDMNQGLKNVKESQVFQKTESVFKTTAEKTTSILGGFGSGLSMKLGQMRNSDSFRSLEERVGSAYENMKTKVVPSRSSSMQSFNEMLRDTESLRSAPTATSPTIPEDKLLS; from the exons ATGAAAACCGATATGCCGGACGTTAAACAGGACCAGGCTAAAGTCGAAGATCGCCGAGGTTCTTCGAAACAAAGTACGAGATCGAGAGTGTGTACGGGCCACGGTGAACAGGATTGCTCGAGTGAAAACGAACACGAGTTGGAGTCGCTGGAGTACGAGGAAGACGTTTATTATTCGAATTTAACTGCAACTCCCAGCTTCGACGACATAGACGAGCTGAGCGACGATGCGGACGAAATTATTGTCCATTGCTGGCGGGACTCGAACGGTGATATAGACGAGATCGTGGTTGACGATGCGAATCTATCGGTGGAGACGCAGTTTTTGACGCCTGACGGCGAGGACGGCGCCACTGGTCacggaaagaaaaagaggaaatcaGTTCGAGTGATATTCCAGGACTTCTCGAAGCCGTATCTGGCCAAGATCAGCAACAGCCAAAATTACAAGAAGTTCCTCGAGTTGGTAAAAG GAGAAGACGCGACTCTTCACTCGGCCGATTACATCTCGCCAACGTCAGATAACGTAGTGAACGAGCTGCAAGGACTCTCTCTGGAAGAACAGAATCGCCAAAAGGAGGAATGGAGCGCGGAACTGGCCAAG GTGGAAGAGGAGATTCAAACCCTGAGGCACGTGTTGGCGAACAAGATCAGAGTCTCTCAAGAGCTGAAGAGGAAGCTGGGCATCAGCGTTTGGAAAGAGATCACCGACGACATGAATCAGGGCTTGAAAAACGTTAAGGAGAGTCAAGT ATTCCAGAAGACAGAGTCTGTATTCAAGACCACGGCTGAGAAGACGACCAGCATTCTTGGCGGCTTCGGAAGTGGATTATCCATGAAGCTCGGCCAGATGCGTAACTCCGACAGCTTCCGTTCCCTAGAGGAACGAGTTGGATCTGCCTACGAGAACATGAAG ACGAAAGTCGTGCCTTCAAGATCCAGCTCAATGCAAAGCTTCAATGAGATGCTTCGAGACACGGAATCGTTACGCTCGGCGCCAACAGCTACCAGCCCGACCATTCCGGAAGACAAACTTCTGTCTTAG
- the LOC117158663 gene encoding tumor protein D54 isoform X4: MSNVPTGEDATLHSADYISPTSDNVVNELQGLSLEEQNRQKEEWSAELAKVEEEIQTLRHVLANKIRVSQELKRKLGISVWKEITDDMNQGLKNVKESQVYQNVGEKLGQFSKAVTENTLFQKTESVFKTTAEKTTSILGGFGSGLSMKLGQMRNSDSFRSLEERVGSAYENMKTKVVPSRSSSMQSFNEMLRDTESLRSAPTATSPTIPEDKLLS, encoded by the exons ATGAGCAACGTACCAACAG GAGAAGACGCGACTCTTCACTCGGCCGATTACATCTCGCCAACGTCAGATAACGTAGTGAACGAGCTGCAAGGACTCTCTCTGGAAGAACAGAATCGCCAAAAGGAGGAATGGAGCGCGGAACTGGCCAAG GTGGAAGAGGAGATTCAAACCCTGAGGCACGTGTTGGCGAACAAGATCAGAGTCTCTCAAGAGCTGAAGAGGAAGCTGGGCATCAGCGTTTGGAAAGAGATCACCGACGACATGAATCAGGGCTTGAAAAACGTTAAGGAGAGTCAAGT TTATCAGAACGTCGGCGAGAAACTCGGTCAGTTCAGCAAGGCGGTCACCGAGAACACTTT ATTCCAGAAGACAGAGTCTGTATTCAAGACCACGGCTGAGAAGACGACCAGCATTCTTGGCGGCTTCGGAAGTGGATTATCCATGAAGCTCGGCCAGATGCGTAACTCCGACAGCTTCCGTTCCCTAGAGGAACGAGTTGGATCTGCCTACGAGAACATGAAG ACGAAAGTCGTGCCTTCAAGATCCAGCTCAATGCAAAGCTTCAATGAGATGCTTCGAGACACGGAATCGTTACGCTCGGCGCCAACAGCTACCAGCCCGACCATTCCGGAAGACAAACTTCTGTCTTAG
- the LOC117158663 gene encoding tumor protein D54 isoform X5: MESKREDATLHSADYISPTSDNVVNELQGLSLEEQNRQKEEWSAELAKVEEEIQTLRHVLANKIRVSQELKRKLGISVWKEITDDMNQGLKNVKESQVYQNVGEKLGQFSKAVTENTLFQKTESVFKTTAEKTTSILGGFGSGLSMKLGQMRNSDSFRSLEERVGSAYENMKTKVVPSRSSSMQSFNEMLRDTESLRSAPTATSPTIPEDKLLS, encoded by the exons ATGGAATCTAAGc GAGAAGACGCGACTCTTCACTCGGCCGATTACATCTCGCCAACGTCAGATAACGTAGTGAACGAGCTGCAAGGACTCTCTCTGGAAGAACAGAATCGCCAAAAGGAGGAATGGAGCGCGGAACTGGCCAAG GTGGAAGAGGAGATTCAAACCCTGAGGCACGTGTTGGCGAACAAGATCAGAGTCTCTCAAGAGCTGAAGAGGAAGCTGGGCATCAGCGTTTGGAAAGAGATCACCGACGACATGAATCAGGGCTTGAAAAACGTTAAGGAGAGTCAAGT TTATCAGAACGTCGGCGAGAAACTCGGTCAGTTCAGCAAGGCGGTCACCGAGAACACTTT ATTCCAGAAGACAGAGTCTGTATTCAAGACCACGGCTGAGAAGACGACCAGCATTCTTGGCGGCTTCGGAAGTGGATTATCCATGAAGCTCGGCCAGATGCGTAACTCCGACAGCTTCCGTTCCCTAGAGGAACGAGTTGGATCTGCCTACGAGAACATGAAG ACGAAAGTCGTGCCTTCAAGATCCAGCTCAATGCAAAGCTTCAATGAGATGCTTCGAGACACGGAATCGTTACGCTCGGCGCCAACAGCTACCAGCCCGACCATTCCGGAAGACAAACTTCTGTCTTAG
- the LOC117158663 gene encoding tumor protein D54 isoform X3 — MLQDMKVRTISTLRGIASTEYRRATVHQGEDATLHSADYISPTSDNVVNELQGLSLEEQNRQKEEWSAELAKVEEEIQTLRHVLANKIRVSQELKRKLGISVWKEITDDMNQGLKNVKESQVYQNVGEKLGQFSKAVTENTLFQKTESVFKTTAEKTTSILGGFGSGLSMKLGQMRNSDSFRSLEERVGSAYENMKTKVVPSRSSSMQSFNEMLRDTESLRSAPTATSPTIPEDKLLS, encoded by the exons ATGTTGCAAGATATGAAAGTGAGAACTATATCAACGCTTCGTGGTATTGCTTCCACGGAATACCGACGGGCAACGGTACACCAGG GAGAAGACGCGACTCTTCACTCGGCCGATTACATCTCGCCAACGTCAGATAACGTAGTGAACGAGCTGCAAGGACTCTCTCTGGAAGAACAGAATCGCCAAAAGGAGGAATGGAGCGCGGAACTGGCCAAG GTGGAAGAGGAGATTCAAACCCTGAGGCACGTGTTGGCGAACAAGATCAGAGTCTCTCAAGAGCTGAAGAGGAAGCTGGGCATCAGCGTTTGGAAAGAGATCACCGACGACATGAATCAGGGCTTGAAAAACGTTAAGGAGAGTCAAGT TTATCAGAACGTCGGCGAGAAACTCGGTCAGTTCAGCAAGGCGGTCACCGAGAACACTTT ATTCCAGAAGACAGAGTCTGTATTCAAGACCACGGCTGAGAAGACGACCAGCATTCTTGGCGGCTTCGGAAGTGGATTATCCATGAAGCTCGGCCAGATGCGTAACTCCGACAGCTTCCGTTCCCTAGAGGAACGAGTTGGATCTGCCTACGAGAACATGAAG ACGAAAGTCGTGCCTTCAAGATCCAGCTCAATGCAAAGCTTCAATGAGATGCTTCGAGACACGGAATCGTTACGCTCGGCGCCAACAGCTACCAGCCCGACCATTCCGGAAGACAAACTTCTGTCTTAG